In the genome of Candidatus Pristimantibacillus lignocellulolyticus, the window TACTACTACCTTGCATCGTTGCAAACGCGGATATATATTGAATCTGTCCATCATAGATTTGAGAGAATGAATCACCAAGAATAGAAACCTCCATCCCTTCGCTCACCTTATTAGCTTCTATCTCGCTAATATAAGCCTTTACTTGATAGGAAGATACATCCTCAACTAAAAGTAGCGGACTACCTTGAACAATGTATTCTCCTTGCTGAACATGTAACTCACTCACTAGTCCTGCAGAAGTAGCAACTACCTCACGTTGTGCAATCTGTTTGTTATAGGAATCAATAAGCAGTTGACTACGTTCCACTTGCAAATCAAATTGAGCCACATCTAATGGCGCAATATACCCCTCAGGATCTATTCTTTTTTGCTCCTTGAATCGTTGCTTATATTCCTCTTCTACCTGCGTTCGCTGTGCAACAATAATTTGTTGATTAACCATCTCAAGCTTAATCTGTTCCTCATATTGCTCAATATTCATGCGCAATAATACTTGTCCGACTTCGATCATATCACCTTTACTTACTAGTAGCTCCTCCACTTGTCCACTAAGAGTAGCAAAATAGTTTTTTCGCTCAATAGGCTCTAATTTTCCATTTGCATAGAGCGTTTCAATTATTAATCCTTCCTCCGCAGAACTAACCGTTACCTCTTGATTGTTATTTATTTGCCTCGAATACAATACAACTGCTATCACTATAAGCGCTATTATTATTAATGTAGTCCAAATGATCTTTTTTCGCTTCATTATGCTACTCCTATTCAAATAACTTCGTTAAATCATCTATATTAAGTTCATTACTGAAATTAAGCATATAAATATTGCAACTAGAACTTACAAATAGAAGCAAGCTCAGGTTATGAACACCAAGCTTGCTTCTACCTTGTATTTACTTTGTTGGCATAGCACGTAACAATTCTTGTTTTTTCATCACTTCAGCTATAGGTAATAATGAAATCTTACCAAGACCGCCAATTTTCTTTTGATCTTTAGGGTTATTCAATCCTTTTGGTGGAAACATTTATATCACCTCCTTAACGTTTACTACCAATTTATGTATCTTAATTTTATACAATAAAGGTAGTTAAATCTGTAATACACGTCACAATTTATTTCATTTCAATCTGTTGAGAAAGCTCTGAAGTTGTAATAACGGCACTTCATATCTATTCTCAACACCATAAGCTCCCTCTTCCGTATTAATGAAAATTGCAAATTTCCGATATAATGTGTTCAAATACTGATTATCAACTTGTGCGCTAAACCTAATATTACGTATATGTGGTTGATGCATTGCAATATGATTAATTAGATCACGAAAACCACATATAAATACTCTTGTACTACGTGCATAGGGAATTATAATGGCTGAGCTAATATATACAGTTCTTCCATTAGCTTCATAGTTGATATCATCCTCGCCTATTATCCAGTATTGAGCACATGCAATTAATTGTTGCTTCGTATTATAGGACATTATTACGGATGAATACTCTAAATATGAGATAAGATGAATCAGTGCATCTTCAAGAATAAAGTCCTTACTAAAATGTTCACGGTATTGTATGAAAAACTTTGAAAACAGTGCATACTCTTCGTCTGTCTCACATAATTTCGAGTAGGCATACATCCCTTTCACTCCTTAATTCATCCTTTGTTGGATACCTTTTCTCACATATTCATTAATTTCTGGATGTTGTTTTAGAACATGATGCAATACTTTACGCTGAAGTGTAATCACGACGCAAGATGTTAACGCCTTGATTGAAGCAGTACGCGGTACACTTTCAAGTAATGCAATTTCTCCAAAATGATCTCCATCCTCCAAAACGGCAACGCGTACGTTTTCCCCATTATTAGACTGCATCTTCTTCAAAACTTCAACTCGTCCTCTTATTATGATATAAAATTTCTCGCCTCGATCACCTTCATGAATAATAGTGGTTCCTTCATCGAATTTCTCAGTATTGAATAGATTTGCAATACTATGAAGCACATCTATATTGATATTCCGGAAAAATAGTAGACGAGCCAAACGTTCAATATCAATATTCGCTTCGTCACCTTCCTCAGATAACGAAAGACCACTTTGCTTATCCCATAAATACTTGTAAGTACCTTCTAATGTAAGTAGTTGCTGATGATTGCCTTGCTCTACGAGATTTCCCTGTTCAAATACACAGATCTTATCCGCCTCAATAATTGTCGCTAAACGATGTGTCACAGTTATTATGGTTCGATCCTTAGCAAGCCGCTTGAATGTTGCATTAATTGATGACTCAGTGGCAGGATCAAGCGCCGAGGTTGCTTCATCTAGTATTAAGATTTGAGGATTTCTTACAAGAGCTCGTGCAATTGCTAATCTTTGTCGTTGCCCTCCGGAGAAATTACTACCTTCGTCTAGTACTTCTGTTTCATATCCTAAAGGCAACGACATAATGTATTCATGGATTTCTGCCTGCTTTGCTGCGGTAACAACGTCTTCAAAACTCGCGTCCGCATTACTCATTGATATGTTTTCAACTAGTGTTCCTTGAAACAGAAAATTATCCTGTAACACGATAGCTAGCTGATTACGATAATAACCAAGATCAATATGTGATAACGGCATCCCATTTGCCTTCACTTGACCTTGTTGTGGTTCATAAAGTCCCAACAACAACTGGACGAGTGAACTTTTTCCTGATCCGCTACTACCAACAAGAGCAATCGATGAACCCGCCTCTATATTAAGCGAAATATTGTGAAGTACATGCATCTGCTCCGTATAACCAAAGCTAACATTTTCAATCATCAGTTCTAATTGCTGTTCCGGTACTTTGTAGTCATTCTTATGGTTAACTTCTAGCTTTTCATTGTGAAGTACTTCATTAATTCGTTCCAAACTTACCTTTGTATCTGTAAGGATTGGAATGATAAACGTTAAACTATATACAGAATTCCCCATCGAAACATACATTGTATAAAATGCAACTAAAGCTCCTATAGTAATCTGCTCAGTCAATGCTAGATAAGATCCAAACGCCATAATTAAAAAATTAACGAGTACAAGACTAATCATAGGAACTCTTCCTAATTGGGCATTCATTACATTCATATTGTAGCTACTTACAAATAATTGCTTCACACGCTTACTAAAACGTGTGTACATATATTGCTGTAAATTAAAGCTTTTAATTAGCTTTTGTGCTTTTACATTCTCTTGAACTTCACTATTAAGCTTGGAGATTTGTTCTTTATACTGTGCATAACGTTGCTCAGCACGTTTGCTCAGCAATAAAGGACCAACAAAAATAAGTGATGCACCAAGTACAATAATAATTGCCATACTCCACTGGAGATAAATAAGTACACCCATACTTATCGTTACAACTACAATCGATTGAATCCCCGTTGTAAGTAAAGATGTTAATGCACTACTTATCGTTGGCAGATCATTCGAGAACAAAGAAATAGTGTCTCCTGATCGTCTCGTATAGTAATAATTAATATGTAGCTGTTGCAGCTTGGAAAATAATTGATTACGCAAATCACTTTCTACTAATGCATTGAGCTTTGATAGGAAGTAATCCCCAACGATACCGGCTATGGTACATAATATACCTGCTATTGCTAGAATAGTAATAATGTTAACAAACATACCCATACTTCTAGGTTCAACAGCATAATCAATTAGATATGTAAAACTTAATGGTGCTATTGAGATGAATATTAAGTCTAAACCAATAAAAAGAAGAAACATCCAAGTCAGCAACTTATATGGCTTCAAATAGCCAATCATCGTCCTAATAACGATTAACATCTTTATATTCTCCTTAAACTTTTCATTACTCCATGGTGTTCTTCTATGCTAATGAAAAGTACTTCGAAAGCTGTATCTTAACTTTTCATAACTACTTGATCTTGAGAGATTAATAATACTGTTCCTGTTGGAATTGAGAAGTATATTGCTGAAATTTTACAAAAGGGATACGGTATTCATGTAGCGAACCGTATATTGATTCGTGATGATTGATGGCACAATCCATACGTTTGTTCACTATACGTTCGAGGTTGCGGTCTGGCTTAGACCAAAAACGAAGCTCTTCTATTAAATCTTCTATATAAACTAGATATTGACTAATGAGTTGTAACATGAGTAATAATACCGATGATGCGCGATGAGGCTTAGATAAATAGGCAATTTGAAATTGAACAACTTCTCGATTACTATAATTTTGATCAGCAGTGCCATATATATAACTTATTGCACCAATCACTTCATTCTCATCATCTAGTGCTAGAAACACTTCACCGTTAAGCAATATAGGACTAGCTAAATAACTAAGTGATACGTTAAATGGGTAAGGCATATTCAATTCAGAATAATTGTCTAAAATAAACTCCATATACCTTTGCATATACATAAAGGCAGAACATCGCATAACTTCAAATTGCATCGACCGGCCTCATTTCATCTATTTTAAGAGAGATAGTATTTTTATTACCTTTATAATAACTTAGAAATTATTTTGTTCATAGTAATAAAATACATTTTTTTCAAAAAAACTCTCTTATGTTGCCCCATATTAACACGAGATAATTAATTCAATCCGCTCCTTAAGTAGCCTTTTTATAAGATTATCCACGCAGCAGTAATTATCATACAAAAAAGAGAATTTCCCGAAAGTCATTGTCTAATAACTTTCGGGAAATTCTCTATTCAGCTGTCTAGCACTACTATCCTTTATAACTATCCTGCCATTTCAACAGCTTCTCTTCTAGTATTCTAACAACAGAATCTGTTAGCTTTCCTACTACTGCAAAGACAAGAATACCTACAAATACAACTCCTGTACGCATATATGCACGAGCATCTTGAATTAAAAATCCAATCCCCTGATCTGCGCCCATAAGTTCTGCAACAACTAGACATAACCAAGAAGTACTAAGTGAAAGCCGCATACCTAACAAAATATTAGGCATTGCCGCAGGCAACACTACCTTCGTAATTTGGTGGAAACGACTGAATTCTAGTACTCTAGCAACATCGAATAACTTAGAATCGACATTACGAACGCCTAAAAATGCATTTACATATAACGGGAAAAACGCTCCCATAGAAATCAATAATATTTTTGAAAGTTCCCCGAATCCAAACCACAAAATAAATAGTGGTGTAATTGCTAGTAGTGGTACTGTTCTTAGCATCTGGATCGTTGGGTCTAACATCTGTTCTGTTCGTTTGAACAGACCTACTGCTATCCCAACACATAAACCTAGTATCCCACCAATTGCAAAACCTGATAATGCTCTAACAACACTAATTTGAAGATGAAAAAACAATTCGCCAGACATTATCATATTCCAAAAATCATTGAATATTGAAGTTGGGGCGGGAAATAACATTGGGTTTATTAGCACAAGTTGAACTGCAATTTGCCAAGCTATAATAACAATTACTGGAATAAAACTACCAAGTAAAAGTCGATTTAATTTCATAGATTTCAACATTTGTTTGTCTCCTCTAGCATGCTATATATGCCAATTAATCTCTTCTTCGTCATTATGATTAAGTGCACGTAGCACCTTTGCACGTAGTTCCTGGAATGATAGACTTACTCGATCTCTAGGATAAGGCAAATCAATCGGAATAATTGCTTTGATCTTACCTGGTCGTGCGTCCATCACCACTACTCGATTAGAGAGAAATATTGCTTCATCGATATCATGCGTAACAAGTAACATAGAGGTCTGATTCTCTCGCCATATATCCAACAATGATTCTTGCATATGGCTACGGGTGAAAGCATCTAATGCGCCAAATGGCTCGTCTAGTAACAACACTTCGGGATTTCTAAGTAAGGCACGGGCAATAGCAACACGTTGTGACATCCCACCAGACAATTGTTTGGGAAATGCCTTTTCAAAACCATTAAGTCTGACCAATTCAATCATCTGATCAACAGCTTTTCTTACTTCAGGTTTTTTCAAAGATTGATCAGCAGCAATATTTTTCTCGACTGTTAACCATGGGAATAATCTATGTTCTTGAAAAATAAAACCCTTCTTTTTACTCGGTCCTTGAATAGGTACACCATTGAGCTCTGCCTTACCTTCATAATCAACATCAAGTCCAGCTATAATTTTCAACAATGTACTTTTCCCACAACCACTAGGTCCAATAATAGAAACAAATTCCTCTTTTTTCAAAGTAAGATTTATCCCATTAAGCACATGTGTAGCTGATTCTGCTGTACGAAATGTCTT includes:
- a CDS encoding efflux RND transporter periplasmic adaptor subunit, whose translation is MKRKKIIWTTLIIIALIVIAVVLYSRQINNNQEVTVSSAEEGLIIETLYANGKLEPIERKNYFATLSGQVEELLVSKGDMIEVGQVLLRMNIEQYEEQIKLEMVNQQIIVAQRTQVEEEYKQRFKEQKRIDPEGYIAPLDVAQFDLQVERSQLLIDSYNKQIAQREVVATSAGLVSELHVQQGEYIVQGSPLLLVEDVSSYQVKAYISEIEANKVSEGMEVSILGDSFSQIYDGQIQYISAFATMQGSSTDASVEMLITLDGEQLGLRSGYNATVEISLDDEPRLLVPIEAVFYQLDQAYIYQVIEGIANQVAVTTGKENDTHIEITTGIQEGDVIVIEGMTSLKDGIKVTVK
- a CDS encoding ATP-binding cassette domain-containing protein, with amino-acid sequence MLIVIRTMIGYLKPYKLLTWMFLLFIGLDLIFISIAPLSFTYLIDYAVEPRSMGMFVNIITILAIAGILCTIAGIVGDYFLSKLNALVESDLRNQLFSKLQQLHINYYYTRRSGDTISLFSNDLPTISSALTSLLTTGIQSIVVVTISMGVLIYLQWSMAIIIVLGASLIFVGPLLLSKRAEQRYAQYKEQISKLNSEVQENVKAQKLIKSFNLQQYMYTRFSKRVKQLFVSSYNMNVMNAQLGRVPMISLVLVNFLIMAFGSYLALTEQITIGALVAFYTMYVSMGNSVYSLTFIIPILTDTKVSLERINEVLHNEKLEVNHKNDYKVPEQQLELMIENVSFGYTEQMHVLHNISLNIEAGSSIALVGSSGSGKSSLVQLLLGLYEPQQGQVKANGMPLSHIDLGYYRNQLAIVLQDNFLFQGTLVENISMSNADASFEDVVTAAKQAEIHEYIMSLPLGYETEVLDEGSNFSGGQRQRLAIARALVRNPQILILDEATSALDPATESSINATFKRLAKDRTIITVTHRLATIIEADKICVFEQGNLVEQGNHQQLLTLEGTYKYLWDKQSGLSLSEEGDEANIDIERLARLLFFRNINIDVLHSIANLFNTEKFDEGTTIIHEGDRGEKFYIIIRGRVEVLKKMQSNNGENVRVAVLEDGDHFGEIALLESVPRTASIKALTSCVVITLQRKVLHHVLKQHPEINEYVRKGIQQRMN
- a CDS encoding ABC transporter ATP-binding protein — translated: MTAVALEIQGLNKTFRTAESATHVLNGINLTLKKEEFVSIIGPSGCGKSTLLKIIAGLDVDYEGKAELNGVPIQGPSKKKGFIFQEHRLFPWLTVEKNIAADQSLKKPEVRKAVDQMIELVRLNGFEKAFPKQLSGGMSQRVAIARALLRNPEVLLLDEPFGALDAFTRSHMQESLLDIWRENQTSMLLVTHDIDEAIFLSNRVVVMDARPGKIKAIIPIDLPYPRDRVSLSFQELRAKVLRALNHNDEEEINWHI
- a CDS encoding ABC transporter permease, whose product is MLKSMKLNRLLLGSFIPVIVIIAWQIAVQLVLINPMLFPAPTSIFNDFWNMIMSGELFFHLQISVVRALSGFAIGGILGLCVGIAVGLFKRTEQMLDPTIQMLRTVPLLAITPLFILWFGFGELSKILLISMGAFFPLYVNAFLGVRNVDSKLFDVARVLEFSRFHQITKVVLPAAMPNILLGMRLSLSTSWLCLVVAELMGADQGIGFLIQDARAYMRTGVVFVGILVFAVVGKLTDSVVRILEEKLLKWQDSYKG